A section of the Carya illinoinensis cultivar Pawnee chromosome 12, C.illinoinensisPawnee_v1, whole genome shotgun sequence genome encodes:
- the LOC122290295 gene encoding uncharacterized protein LOC122290295, with protein MAAPFFSTPFQPYVYQSPQDAVIPFQILGGEAQVVQIMLKPQERVIAKPGSMCFMSGYIEVENVFIPENEVGMWQWLFGKSVSSIVFCNPGPSDGYVGIAAPSLSRIIPIDLAMFGGEILCQPDAFLCSINDVKVNNTVYQRAHNLITGAEGFLRQKLSGQGLAFILAGGSVVQKNLEVGEVLAVDVSCIIALTTSVNVQIKYNGPMRRAVFGGDNLVTAVLTGPGIVFIQSLPFHRLSQRIARAVTSPNMRENPKFFIQIAIFFFLAYVVIVSSLILTDV; from the exons ATGGCCGCACCGTTTTTCTCCACGCCTTTCCAGCCGTATGTCTATCAG AGTCCACAAGATGCTGTGATACCCTTTCAGATTTTGGGTGGTGAAGCTCAGGTGGTTCAG ATAATGTTGAAGCCACAAGAAAGGGTTATTGCAAAGCCTG GTTCCATGTGCTTCATGTCTGGGTACATTGAAGTGGAAAATGTTTTTATCCCTGAAAATGAAGTAGGTATGTGGCAATGGCTTTTTGGGAAGAGTGTGAGTAGCATAGTTTTTTGCAATCCTGGTCCAAGCGATGGGTATGTTGGAATTGCTGCACCTTCTCTTTCAAGAATTATTCCG ATTGATTTGGCAATGTTTGGCGGAGAGATTTTATGTCAG CCAGATGCATTCCTTTGCTCCATCAATGATGTGAAGGTCAATAATACAGTTTATCAGAGGGCACACAACCTCATTACTGGAGCAGAG GGTTTTTTGAGACAGAAGCTATCGGGCCAAGGGTTAGCATTCATACTTGCTGGTGGATCTG TTGTACAGAAAAATCTTGAAGTGGGTGAGGTATTAGCTGTCGATGTATCTTGCATTATTGCCCTGACAACATCGGTCAATGTTCAAATCAAGTACAATGGTCCTATGAGAAGAGCTGTTTTTGGG GGTGACAATTTGGTGACAGCTGTTCTAACAGGACCAGGCATTGTCTTCATCCAGAGTTTACCCTTTCACCGACTCTCTCAGCGCATTGCTAG GGCTGTTACATCCCCTAACATGAGGGAAAATCCAAAGTTCTTCATTCAGAtagccattttcttttttctggcATATGTTGTGATTGTATCTTCATTAATCTTGACCGATGTGTGA